From Natronincola ferrireducens, the proteins below share one genomic window:
- a CDS encoding ATP-binding cassette domain-containing protein, whose product MKIQKKLDDFVLDKEWEVRKGEVISLFGPSGSGKSLSLQAIAGLVTPDDGYIEINEQLIFHKERKICVPSRDRGIGYVPQNYGLFPHMKIDENIMFGMVEKDKNIKEEKMMKLLSCVGLENKRNKYPQHLSGGEKQRVAIVRALATNPKVLLLDEPFSAVDIPIRKILRNEIKEFLTRWNMPVVLVTHDPEDVEVLATEVVDYC is encoded by the coding sequence GTGAAAATACAAAAGAAGCTTGATGACTTTGTATTAGACAAGGAATGGGAAGTTAGAAAAGGAGAGGTCATTAGTCTTTTTGGACCATCAGGGTCAGGAAAAAGTCTAAGCCTTCAAGCTATCGCTGGGCTTGTTACTCCTGATGATGGATATATTGAGATTAATGAACAATTGATATTTCATAAAGAAAGGAAAATATGTGTTCCCTCGAGGGATAGGGGTATAGGTTATGTTCCCCAAAACTATGGGCTTTTTCCTCATATGAAGATTGATGAAAACATTATGTTTGGCATGGTGGAAAAAGATAAAAATATAAAAGAAGAAAAAATGATGAAATTATTAAGTTGTGTAGGGTTAGAAAACAAAAGAAACAAGTATCCTCAGCACCTATCAGGAGGAGAAAAACAAAGGGTGGCTATTGTTAGGGCTTTAGCTACTAATCCTAAAGTACTATTATTAGATGAGCCCTTCTCGGCTGTAGATATTCCTATACGAAAAATTTTGCGTAATGAAATAAAAGAGTTTTTAACACGATGGAATATGCCGGTGGTGTTGGTAACCCATGATCCAGAAGATGTGGAGGTACTAGCAACAGAGGTTGTAGATTACTGTTAA
- a CDS encoding alpha/beta fold hydrolase, with amino-acid sequence MRNKVVLVHGFNKDHNDMIVLKKNLEKMNYHGLLVNLPLTFKTIDGCRAIFESKIKTILDRSNQDEKIYLVGHSTGGLIIRNFLSTTKYLNRISRVVLIATPNQGSVLSDLFNKAIPRRLNVFKTLESLKTDNVKKLHLKNIIDTVEVGGIAGNRNNLLLGHLINEENDGRVEVSSVKYRGLKDFIILPYGHKEIHYQFETAKLVDSFLQNGKFCR; translated from the coding sequence ATGAGGAATAAAGTAGTATTAGTACATGGATTTAATAAAGATCATAATGATATGATAGTATTAAAGAAAAACCTAGAAAAAATGAATTATCATGGACTGTTAGTAAATTTGCCCTTGACATTTAAAACAATAGATGGCTGTAGGGCTATTTTTGAAAGTAAAATAAAAACTATATTAGATAGATCAAATCAAGATGAAAAGATTTACCTTGTTGGACATAGCACAGGGGGATTAATTATAAGAAACTTTTTATCTACTACAAAATATTTAAATAGAATATCTAGAGTTGTTTTAATAGCAACGCCTAATCAAGGAAGTGTACTTTCAGATTTATTTAACAAAGCTATTCCACGTAGGTTAAATGTATTTAAAACATTAGAATCTTTAAAAACTGACAACGTTAAGAAGCTGCATTTAAAAAATATAATTGACACTGTTGAAGTTGGAGGTATTGCAGGAAATAGAAACAATTTATTATTAGGACATCTAATAAATGAAGAGAATGATGGAAGAGTTGAAGTTAGCTCTGTAAAATATAGAGGTTTAAAAGATTTTATTATTCTTCCTTATGGCCATAAGGAAATACACTATCAATTTGAAACTGCAAAATTAGTAGATAGTTTTTTGCAAAATGGTAAGTTTTGCAGGTAA
- a CDS encoding alpha/beta fold hydrolase, whose translation MFFKISVVLLGLLALSTVYHQIQKKIEVNKNPAPGEMIRVGDGRMHIYGKGEGSPAILFTCGNGMGFTLGNYYPVFSALAKKTRVVIYDRFGYGWSDSTSRPRTMKQINEDLYELLDKSPETGPFILVGHSLGATEVVEFAQRYPELVVGVVTLDGTSPTFYRNRKSLHAQNTVAAAIARLLSATGLLRILTNINLLSTAGASSPKEIVKITNMMTYNRVYSHEAVEEVKALINNDQEQSTLGDIPVLILTADNLKMKKKQAEIYQYFVNSQKELLTLSSKSRQKIIENADHFFPIKKPDIVIEELLNFLDTL comes from the coding sequence ATGTTTTTTAAAATTAGCGTTGTTTTACTAGGTTTACTAGCACTAAGCACAGTTTACCATCAGATACAAAAAAAAATTGAAGTTAACAAGAATCCGGCTCCTGGCGAAATGATCAGAGTTGGAGACGGAAGAATGCATATCTATGGCAAAGGAGAAGGGTCACCTGCAATATTATTTACATGTGGTAATGGTATGGGATTTACCCTAGGCAATTATTATCCTGTCTTTTCCGCATTAGCAAAAAAAACTAGGGTTGTGATTTATGACCGCTTTGGGTACGGGTGGAGTGATTCTACTTCAAGGCCAAGGACTATGAAACAAATTAATGAAGATCTTTATGAATTACTTGATAAATCACCAGAAACTGGTCCCTTTATTTTGGTGGGACATTCTTTAGGAGCCACTGAAGTAGTGGAATTTGCTCAGCGCTACCCAGAATTGGTAGTAGGTGTAGTTACACTGGATGGAACCTCTCCGACATTCTATAGAAATAGAAAAAGTCTTCATGCCCAGAACACTGTTGCGGCTGCTATAGCGAGGTTGTTAAGTGCAACTGGATTATTAAGGATATTAACTAACATTAATCTGTTGTCCACCGCAGGAGCTTCAAGTCCAAAAGAGATAGTAAAAATAACTAACATGATGACATATAACAGAGTCTACAGTCATGAAGCTGTAGAGGAAGTAAAAGCTCTGATAAATAATGACCAGGAGCAAAGCACTCTTGGGGATATCCCTGTTTTGATTTTGACAGCAGATAACCTAAAAATGAAGAAAAAACAGGCAGAAATATATCAGTACTTTGTAAATAGCCAAAAGGAACTGTTAACCTTGTCTTCGAAGAGTAGGCAAAAGATAATCGAAAATGCAGATCACTTCTTTCCAATTAAAAAGCCTGATATTGTTATTGAAGAGCTACTGAATTTTCTTGATACATTGTAG
- the ltrA gene encoding group II intron reverse transcriptase/maturase has product MKTIKKFNTSAVSPHIESFEMINWKKINKYVKKLRQRIFRAEQLGQKRKVRKLQRLMIKSKANLLLSIKKVTQINKGKKTAGVDGINALTSKDRLALYNLLKEYNVKYIRPRPAKRIYIPKKNGKMRPLGIPIIKDRIFQNVVKNALEPQWEARFESSSYGFRPKRSTRDAICNLFSKLSARSRKQWVFEGDFKGCFDNLNHQYIMDCLEGFPAKDTIYKWLKAGYVDNNSFNDTTTGTPQGSIVSPLLANIALHGMEKELGVKYYRDREYYKVSRNSVGIVRFADDFVIVCKTKEEAATMYGKLEPYLEKRGLTLAEDKTKITHISEGFDFLGFNLRKYKTNSGMKLLIKPSKASVKKARETIKGLFKQLRGRPVSDLITKLNPITRGIGNYWSSQVAKKIYSNMDRYIWIKVRKHLKTLHSNKSFKWIYKKYFKPDYTGVSKSQWILTDPHNHKTQLFKMSYIPIRRHVMVRYKNSPDDAGLKEYFEERDRKEFIRDNVLSRRKLAKRSNYKCRICRESLVGEESLKINQIVTFKLGGDERYDNLELLHKSCHEQHQKLLENYGGGKNLPKVMEFFKCKQVEPNSQEGYKLMKEAFKKFKYQLV; this is encoded by the coding sequence TTGAAAACTATTAAAAAATTTAATACGTCGGCTGTTTCTCCACATATTGAGAGCTTTGAAATGATTAACTGGAAGAAAATAAACAAATATGTGAAGAAACTTCGCCAACGGATTTTTCGTGCCGAACAGTTGGGGCAAAAAAGGAAAGTAAGAAAGCTTCAAAGACTAATGATTAAAAGCAAAGCTAATCTACTACTGTCAATAAAAAAGGTTACACAAATTAATAAAGGTAAAAAGACTGCTGGGGTAGATGGGATTAATGCACTTACATCAAAGGATAGATTAGCACTATACAATCTACTCAAAGAGTATAACGTTAAATATATAAGACCTAGACCAGCAAAAAGGATATATATCCCAAAGAAGAATGGAAAAATGAGACCTCTTGGGATACCAATAATCAAGGACAGAATATTTCAGAATGTTGTAAAAAATGCCCTTGAACCCCAATGGGAAGCAAGGTTTGAATCATCATCCTATGGTTTTAGACCTAAGCGAAGTACCCGAGATGCCATTTGTAATTTATTCAGTAAGCTATCAGCAAGAAGTAGAAAACAATGGGTTTTTGAAGGGGACTTTAAAGGATGTTTTGATAATCTCAACCATCAATATATCATGGATTGCCTAGAAGGATTTCCTGCTAAAGATACCATATATAAATGGCTTAAGGCAGGATATGTTGATAATAACTCTTTTAATGATACAACTACAGGAACCCCTCAAGGCTCAATTGTGTCACCTTTACTAGCAAATATTGCTCTACATGGTATGGAGAAAGAACTCGGTGTTAAGTATTATCGGGATAGAGAATATTACAAAGTATCAAGAAACTCCGTGGGAATAGTAAGGTTTGCTGATGACTTTGTAATTGTTTGCAAAACAAAGGAAGAAGCTGCCACCATGTATGGAAAACTTGAACCATATCTTGAAAAAAGAGGATTAACTCTTGCAGAGGATAAAACAAAAATAACCCATATTAGCGAAGGTTTTGACTTTCTAGGATTCAACCTAAGAAAATATAAAACTAACAGCGGTATGAAGCTATTAATAAAACCATCAAAAGCAAGTGTGAAAAAAGCTAGAGAAACAATAAAGGGTTTATTTAAACAACTGAGGGGAAGACCAGTATCAGATTTAATCACAAAATTAAATCCTATTACAAGAGGAATAGGAAACTATTGGTCAAGTCAAGTGGCAAAGAAAATATATAGTAACATGGATAGATACATTTGGATTAAGGTGCGAAAGCATCTTAAGACTCTACATTCAAATAAATCCTTTAAATGGATTTACAAGAAATATTTCAAACCCGATTACACAGGTGTAAGTAAATCCCAATGGATACTAACAGACCCTCACAATCATAAAACACAACTATTCAAAATGAGCTATATACCAATAAGAAGGCATGTGATGGTGAGATACAAGAACAGTCCTGATGATGCAGGTCTAAAGGAATATTTTGAAGAAAGAGATAGGAAAGAATTTATAAGAGACAATGTTTTAAGTAGAAGGAAATTAGCGAAACGTAGCAATTATAAATGCAGGATATGTAGAGAGTCATTAGTTGGCGAGGAATCATTAAAAATTAATCAAATTGTTACCTTTAAATTGGGTGGAGATGAGCGATATGATAACCTAGAACTGCTACATAAAAGTTGTCATGAGCAACATCAGAAACTACTTGAGAACTATGGTGGAGGTAAGAATTTGCCAAAAGTCATGGAGTTCTTCAAGTGTAAACAAGTAGAACCCAATAGCCAAGAGGGATATAAGTTGATGAAGGAAGCTTTTAAGAAATTTAAATACCAACTAGTTTGA
- a CDS encoding ABC transporter substrate-binding protein — translation MKHLKLISVFIVLLMISVLLLSGCGSSSQKSELTKISVMEVTHSVFYAPQYVAITQGFFEEEGLEVELIDGKGADKVMAALLSDQIQIGFMGPEASIYVYNQGMSDYAVNFAQLTQRDGSFIVAREPSPNFTLEELRGKEILGGRKGGMPNMTLEYVLKNNGLIPGEDINVRTDIQFGVMAGAFAGGEGDYTTLFEPTASLIEAEGRGYVVASVGAESGYIPYTAYSAKKSYIEKNPEIIQSFTNAIYKGMLWVAENDAETVAKSLQPHFPDADLDILINVVERYRSIEAWTPNPVLTEEGLDRLQDVMTEAGELNQRVDYDKIVVTEFAEAAMESIE, via the coding sequence GTGAAACATTTAAAACTTATTAGTGTTTTTATCGTATTACTTATGATTAGTGTCCTGCTTTTATCAGGCTGTGGTAGTAGCAGTCAAAAATCAGAACTAACAAAAATTTCTGTAATGGAGGTAACCCATTCTGTATTCTATGCACCCCAATATGTAGCCATTACACAGGGATTTTTTGAAGAAGAGGGCTTAGAGGTTGAGTTAATCGATGGTAAAGGTGCTGACAAGGTTATGGCAGCCCTCCTTAGCGATCAAATACAGATTGGCTTTATGGGACCAGAAGCCTCCATCTACGTTTATAACCAAGGAATGAGTGACTATGCTGTTAACTTTGCTCAATTAACCCAAAGGGATGGTTCCTTCATTGTAGCAAGAGAACCTAGCCCAAATTTCACCCTTGAAGAGCTTAGAGGAAAAGAAATACTTGGAGGCCGTAAAGGCGGTATGCCAAACATGACCTTAGAATACGTTCTTAAAAATAATGGACTTATTCCAGGAGAAGACATTAATGTAAGAACGGATATACAGTTTGGTGTTATGGCAGGAGCTTTTGCTGGAGGTGAAGGGGACTATACAACATTATTTGAGCCTACAGCTTCCTTGATTGAAGCAGAAGGTAGAGGCTATGTAGTAGCCTCTGTTGGAGCAGAAAGTGGCTATATTCCTTATACCGCTTATTCTGCTAAAAAAAGCTATATAGAAAAGAACCCTGAAATTATTCAAAGCTTCACAAATGCCATCTATAAGGGAATGCTATGGGTTGCAGAAAATGATGCAGAGACAGTTGCTAAGTCTCTACAGCCCCACTTTCCAGATGCCGATTTAGATATCCTTATCAACGTTGTTGAAAGATATCGTTCTATCGAGGCTTGGACACCAAACCCAGTATTAACAGAGGAAGGGTTAGACAGATTGCAGGATGTTATGACAGAGGCTGGAGAGCTTAACCAAAGGGTAGATTACGACAAGATTGTCGTAACAGAATTTGCAGAGGCAGCTATGGAAAGTATTGAATAA
- the pgsA gene encoding CDP-diacylglycerol--glycerol-3-phosphate 3-phosphatidyltransferase — protein MNLPNILTIIRFCLIPIFILVFFSSSEHNLLISSYIFILAGITDVLDGYIARKYNLVTKWGQAMDPLADKSMQLTVLICFTIRRILPLWAIVVVAVKELCMVIGGIFLYTKKEKIVIPANKYGKFATIMFYIAILAVAFGFIYGRTLVYLAIIVTIYAFIRYVIVGLKTVKEFDMKKSLDKSY, from the coding sequence ATGAATCTACCAAATATCTTAACAATTATTCGGTTTTGTCTTATACCAATATTTATCCTAGTTTTCTTCTCTTCCTCAGAGCATAACCTTTTAATCTCATCCTATATTTTTATTTTAGCTGGGATAACCGATGTATTAGACGGTTATATTGCTAGAAAATATAATTTAGTTACAAAATGGGGACAAGCCATGGATCCTTTAGCTGATAAGTCTATGCAGTTGACAGTACTAATTTGTTTTACTATAAGAAGAATATTACCCCTATGGGCAATTGTTGTTGTAGCTGTAAAAGAACTATGTATGGTGATAGGAGGTATTTTCTTATACACCAAAAAGGAAAAAATCGTTATTCCTGCTAATAAATATGGTAAGTTTGCAACCATTATGTTTTATATAGCTATTTTAGCGGTGGCATTTGGATTTATCTATGGAAGAACTCTAGTTTACTTAGCAATTATAGTGACTATCTATGCATTCATTCGATATGTCATTGTAGGTCTAAAGACAGTCAAGGAATTTGATATGAAAAAATCCCTTGACAAATCCTATTAA
- a CDS encoding valine--tRNA ligase: MINNLPKNYDPKEFEGRIYQHWMEKDYFKAEPNPEKEPYCIVLPPPNITGQLHLGHALDHTLQDVLIRFKRMQGFEALWLPGTDHASIATEVKVVEKIKKEEGLLKHEVGREGFLKRAWQWRDEYGRVIVDQMKQLGNSCDWSKERFTMDEGCSKAVAEVFIRLYEKGLIYRGNRIINWCPDCKTSLSDAEVEHEEKAGHFWHVKYPIKDSDEFIEIATTRPETMLGDTAIAVHPEDDRYRHLIGKIAILPLMNREIPIIADDYVDPEFGTGAVKITPAHDPNDFEVGLRHNLPQVVVMKDDASINANGGKYEGMARYEARKQIVKDLEELGLLIHIKERTHSVGQCYRCDTVVEPITSDQWFVKMEPLAAPAIEAVRNEKIKFVPQRFDKIYYHWLENIKDWCISRQLWWGHRIPAYYCQDCGELVVAKEAPTKCGKCDSSDFKQDEDVLDTWFSSALWPFSTLGWPETTKELEYFYPTDVLVTGYDIIFFWVVRMAFSGLEFMEEIPFKHVFVHGLVRDAQGRKMSKSLGNGIDPLEVIDQYGADALRYTLVAGNSPGNDIRFHMERLEASRNFANKLWNATRFVLMNLDEDEVSYGDVKNYLNTADKWILSRLNHVSREITENMEKFELGLALQKTYDFIWNEYCDWYIELTKTRLYGEDIDRKRAAQYTLTYVLENILKLLHPFMPFITEEIWQSIPSFKESVIIAPWPVYSEEKEKKEAEEKMNLIMEAIKNIRNVRAEMNVAPSRKAKMMVWTGKEDIKNTIDEGKQYFTALAGISEIEFVENKDTIPSDAVSTVIQGGELFLPLEDLIDLEKEIDRLEKEKTKLEGEIKRVKGKLSNEGFTKKAPTHLVEEERQKGEKYEEMLDTVLERLQTLKKK, translated from the coding sequence ATGATAAATAATTTGCCCAAAAACTATGATCCAAAGGAATTTGAAGGTCGTATTTATCAGCATTGGATGGAAAAGGATTATTTTAAAGCAGAACCAAACCCTGAAAAGGAACCCTATTGTATTGTGTTACCACCACCAAATATAACAGGTCAGCTGCATTTAGGTCATGCGTTAGATCATACCCTACAGGATGTTCTAATTCGTTTTAAAAGAATGCAGGGTTTTGAAGCCCTGTGGTTACCAGGAACAGACCATGCTAGTATCGCAACGGAAGTAAAGGTTGTAGAAAAAATAAAAAAAGAGGAAGGCTTGCTTAAACATGAGGTAGGTAGAGAAGGGTTTTTAAAGCGGGCATGGCAGTGGCGTGATGAATATGGTAGAGTAATCGTGGATCAAATGAAACAGCTAGGAAACTCCTGCGACTGGTCCAAGGAGAGATTTACCATGGACGAAGGCTGTAGTAAGGCTGTAGCGGAGGTTTTTATTCGACTTTATGAAAAGGGCTTAATTTATAGAGGAAATAGAATCATCAACTGGTGTCCAGATTGTAAGACTTCCTTATCAGATGCAGAGGTAGAGCATGAGGAAAAGGCAGGACATTTTTGGCATGTAAAATATCCTATCAAAGACAGTGATGAATTTATTGAAATCGCCACTACTAGACCAGAAACCATGTTGGGAGATACAGCTATTGCCGTACATCCTGAGGATGATCGATATAGGCATTTGATTGGGAAAATTGCTATTTTACCGTTGATGAATAGGGAAATCCCTATTATAGCAGATGATTATGTTGACCCTGAGTTTGGAACAGGAGCAGTTAAGATTACTCCCGCCCATGATCCTAATGACTTTGAAGTAGGTTTAAGACATAATCTACCACAAGTAGTTGTTATGAAGGATGACGCCAGCATTAATGCCAATGGAGGCAAGTATGAAGGCATGGCTAGATATGAAGCTAGAAAGCAGATTGTTAAGGATTTAGAAGAGCTAGGGTTATTAATCCATATTAAAGAAAGAACCCATAGTGTAGGACAATGCTATCGTTGTGATACGGTAGTTGAACCAATAACATCAGATCAATGGTTTGTAAAAATGGAGCCATTAGCAGCTCCTGCAATAGAAGCTGTTAGAAATGAGAAGATTAAGTTTGTACCACAGCGTTTTGACAAAATATATTATCACTGGTTAGAAAATATTAAGGACTGGTGTATTTCTAGACAGTTATGGTGGGGACACAGGATACCGGCCTACTATTGTCAAGATTGTGGTGAACTTGTAGTTGCTAAGGAAGCACCAACGAAGTGCGGCAAATGTGATAGTAGTGATTTCAAACAGGATGAAGATGTGTTGGATACTTGGTTTAGTTCAGCCCTGTGGCCTTTTTCTACACTTGGATGGCCTGAAACAACTAAGGAATTAGAGTATTTTTATCCAACGGATGTGCTAGTAACAGGCTATGATATTATCTTCTTCTGGGTTGTTCGTATGGCCTTTTCAGGGCTAGAGTTTATGGAGGAAATTCCTTTTAAACATGTATTTGTACATGGTTTAGTAAGAGATGCTCAGGGCAGAAAAATGAGTAAATCCCTTGGGAATGGTATAGATCCATTAGAGGTAATAGATCAGTACGGAGCAGATGCTTTAAGGTATACACTGGTTGCAGGGAATTCCCCGGGGAATGATATACGATTCCACATGGAAAGACTGGAAGCCAGTAGAAACTTTGCCAACAAGCTTTGGAATGCTACACGGTTTGTATTGATGAATTTAGATGAAGATGAAGTTTCCTATGGGGATGTGAAAAATTATTTAAATACAGCTGATAAGTGGATTTTATCTAGGTTAAATCATGTTTCTAGAGAAATAACAGAAAACATGGAGAAGTTCGAGCTAGGATTAGCCCTTCAAAAAACCTATGATTTCATTTGGAATGAGTACTGTGATTGGTATATTGAATTAACCAAAACCCGGTTATATGGTGAGGACATAGATAGAAAAAGAGCAGCCCAATACACACTAACCTATGTACTAGAAAATATACTGAAGCTATTACATCCATTTATGCCTTTTATTACTGAAGAGATATGGCAAAGCATACCTTCATTTAAGGAAAGTGTTATTATAGCCCCTTGGCCAGTCTATAGTGAAGAGAAGGAAAAAAAAGAGGCTGAGGAAAAAATGAACTTAATCATGGAGGCTATAAAAAACATTAGAAATGTAAGGGCTGAAATGAATGTAGCTCCTTCAAGAAAGGCCAAGATGATGGTATGGACAGGTAAAGAGGATATAAAAAATACCATTGATGAAGGCAAGCAATACTTTACCGCTTTGGCTGGCATATCAGAAATTGAATTTGTAGAAAATAAGGACACAATTCCTTCTGATGCTGTTTCTACAGTGATACAGGGTGGAGAGTTGTTCCTACCATTAGAGGATCTAATTGATCTAGAGAAGGAAATTGACCGATTAGAAAAGGAAAAGACGAAGCTAGAGGGGGAGATTAAGCGGGTAAAAGGAAAGCTATCTAATGAAGGTTTTACAAAAAAAGCTCCTACCCATCTAGTAGAGGAAGAACGCCAAAAAGGTGAAAAATATGAAGAAATGCTGGATACAGTATTGGAGAGACTTCAAACCTTAAAAAAGAAATAG
- a CDS encoding bifunctional folylpolyglutamate synthase/dihydrofolate synthase — protein sequence MNYQEAIAYIHGTYKFGSKLGLENINYLLNMLNNPHKDLKVIHVAGTNGKGSTSSFMHSVLKTAGYKVGLYTSPYIEEFTERIQINGEKIPKQRLADIIAIVKEKIEIMVAEGKNHPTEFEVGTALALVYFAEEKTDFVVLEVGMGGRLDATNVIENPLLSVITPIDFDHMEHLGDTLEKIAFEKAGIIKENNFVVSYPQQKEALEVIKRDAYDKNSHLLITNYDELRIHHATIEEQQFSVEILGKQYTDIKISLAGQHQVYNCCMALTALEVLRRHRGIDINDEAIYEGLKDTKWIGRLEVLDKNPLVIIDGAHNLQGATALKHSVETLLKNYKVTLVVAMLKDKDVKGVLQHLIPLVDKVIATKPNNPRAMEADDLAKELVIFGKEIYVCNKIEEAVKKAYEVTTSDDAIVFAGSLYMIGEVRSLLVNCENIISYKERFKISPVK from the coding sequence ATGAACTATCAAGAGGCAATAGCATATATTCATGGCACTTATAAATTTGGTAGCAAATTAGGTTTGGAAAATATCAATTATTTATTAAATATGTTAAACAATCCTCATAAGGATTTAAAGGTGATTCATGTAGCGGGTACCAATGGTAAAGGATCCACATCATCCTTTATGCACAGTGTTTTAAAGACGGCAGGCTATAAGGTGGGTTTATATACCTCCCCCTATATAGAAGAATTCACAGAGCGAATACAAATTAATGGAGAAAAAATCCCTAAACAACGGCTTGCAGATATAATTGCTATCGTAAAGGAAAAGATAGAAATTATGGTGGCTGAAGGAAAAAATCATCCAACAGAGTTTGAGGTTGGAACTGCCTTAGCACTGGTATACTTTGCTGAAGAAAAAACGGATTTTGTTGTTTTAGAGGTAGGTATGGGGGGAAGATTAGATGCCACCAATGTTATAGAAAATCCTCTTTTATCAGTAATTACACCTATAGATTTTGATCATATGGAGCACCTAGGGGATACCCTTGAAAAGATAGCCTTTGAAAAGGCAGGTATCATTAAAGAAAATAACTTTGTTGTTTCTTACCCTCAACAAAAGGAAGCATTAGAGGTTATCAAAAGGGATGCCTATGATAAGAATAGTCACTTGCTTATCACCAATTATGATGAACTAAGGATTCATCATGCTACTATTGAAGAACAACAATTTTCTGTAGAAATATTAGGAAAGCAGTATACAGATATTAAAATTTCTTTAGCGGGTCAACATCAAGTCTACAATTGTTGTATGGCTTTGACGGCTCTAGAGGTTTTGAGAAGACATAGAGGCATTGATATCAATGATGAAGCTATTTATGAAGGACTTAAGGATACTAAGTGGATAGGTAGACTAGAGGTTTTGGACAAAAATCCTTTAGTAATTATAGATGGCGCCCATAATCTACAGGGGGCCACAGCATTAAAGCATAGTGTAGAAACACTATTAAAGAATTATAAGGTGACCCTTGTGGTGGCTATGCTGAAGGATAAGGATGTGAAAGGGGTATTGCAGCATTTGATTCCACTTGTTGACAAGGTTATCGCTACAAAGCCTAATAACCCTAGGGCTATGGAGGCAGATGATTTAGCTAAGGAGTTAGTCATTTTTGGCAAGGAAATCTATGTATGTAATAAAATAGAAGAAGCTGTAAAGAAGGCCTACGAAGTGACAACTTCTGATGATGCTATTGTCTTTGCAGGATCCCTCTATATGATTGGTGAGGTAAGAAGCCTATTAGTCAATTGTGAAAATATAATAAGCTACAAAGAACGATTTAAAATTTCACCTGTAAAGTAA
- a CDS encoding DUF4364 family protein gives MFVNTPQQLAEKKLLLLYILNEIEGALTNSQITQFVLENDMMNYFMLQQFLAELKESGFVHEGEGGHIQLFSITEKGRNTLNYFINRIPQHQKLEINNLIAFKKESFLGGTEIKADYTQLKDATFAIKLMIIENNVPIVNLKLNVSSQQRAKEICENWRKDAVGIYGKIMEML, from the coding sequence ATGTTTGTCAATACCCCGCAGCAATTGGCAGAAAAAAAGCTGCTTTTACTATATATACTCAACGAAATAGAGGGTGCTTTAACTAATTCTCAAATTACCCAGTTTGTTTTAGAAAATGATATGATGAATTATTTTATGCTGCAACAGTTTTTGGCAGAATTAAAGGAATCAGGCTTTGTCCATGAAGGAGAAGGAGGTCATATTCAACTTTTTTCTATTACAGAAAAGGGTAGGAATACATTAAATTACTTTATTAATCGGATTCCTCAGCATCAAAAGCTTGAAATTAACAATTTAATTGCCTTTAAAAAAGAATCTTTTTTAGGTGGCACCGAGATCAAAGCTGATTATACCCAATTAAAGGATGCTACCTTCGCTATCAAGCTGATGATTATAGAAAACAATGTACCTATTGTGAATTTAAAGCTCAATGTCAGCAGTCAACAAAGGGCTAAAGAAATTTGTGAAAATTGGAGAAAAGATGCCGTTGGAATTTATGGTAAGATAATGGAAATGTTGTAA
- a CDS encoding DUF1657 domain-containing protein translates to MTIASQVKQTLATLKGAQGTLRTYSLQARADEEKYIYEEALHTTNEIIRDLENRLKTLELEEPQFKGY, encoded by the coding sequence ATGACAATAGCTTCACAAGTAAAGCAAACCTTAGCTACACTAAAGGGAGCACAAGGAACCTTAAGAACCTATTCATTACAGGCTAGAGCTGATGAAGAAAAATATATTTATGAAGAAGCATTACATACAACCAATGAAATTATAAGGGATTTAGAAAATCGATTGAAAACATTAGAATTGGAAGAACCTCAGTTTAAAGGCTATTGA